A single window of Lutzomyia longipalpis isolate SR_M1_2022 chromosome 1, ASM2433408v1 DNA harbors:
- the LOC129787785 gene encoding protein takeout-like produces MHKNLLLLSVLIFVKSSLAAKFPDDIPKCKAADLKCLPEVITNVIKMVPNGHRGLHLIPIDPLHINEIKITQERESPVNINLVLSNTDIIGLRNVVVTRVKGFEKDPTNVVFEAEAKLKQIALLGHYKIDGRVLILPIQGNGKSNLTLDNLTFKLKFKTTQTYKNSKVYIQTKDFLFNFDTTRLYISFENLFNGDKALSDNMNRFLNENWKDILDELKPAITDAFSQIFNSIINTIFSKIAYSDIYLD; encoded by the exons atgcataaaaatcttcttcttctcagtGTGTTAATTTTCGTGAAATCTTCACTTGCGGCTAAATTTC CTGACGACATTCCAAAATGCAAAGCTGCGGATTTAAAATGCTTGCCAGAAGTAATTACAAATGTCattaaaatggtaccaaatgGGCACAGAGGACTTCATCTCATTCCCATTGATCCCCTTCacataaatgaaattaaaattacacaGGAACGTGAAAGTCCagtgaatattaatttagttCTCAGCAATACTGACATTATTGGTCTGAGAAATGTTGTGGTGACGAGAGTGAA gGGCTTTGAAAAGGATCCAACGAACGTTGTGTTTGAAGCTGAGGCAAAATTGAAGCAAATTGCCTTATTGGGACACTACAAAATCGACGGGCGTGTGCTGATTCTCCCTATTCAGGGCAATGGCAAGAGTAATCTCACACTGGACAACCTCACGTTCAAGCTCAAGTTCAAGACGACGCAAACGTACAAAAACTCCAAAGTTTACATTCAAACgaaagattttctcttcaatttcgACACAACACGACTCTACATTAGCTTTGAGAATCTCTTCAACGGCGATAAGGCACTCAGTGATAACATGAACCGATTCCTCAATGAGAATTGGAAGGATATTCTCGATGAATTGAAGCCCGCAATTACCGATGCCTTCTCGCAAATTTTCAACTCAATAATCAATACGATATTCTCAAAAATAGCCTACAGTGATATATATCTGGACTAA
- the LOC129787800 gene encoding isopentenyl-diphosphate Delta-isomerase 1-like translates to MLRRGLGNLVGAASRGYGAQAVAAREKQLQEFALLNENCILVDTDDRAIGPASKKDSHRVDVNGHVKLHRAFSVFLFNSHGDMLLQRRSKHKITFPDTYTNACCSHPLYDIPAEREEANAIGVRRAAQRRLNHELGIPTSQAQPEDFHYLTRIQYQSAGDGVWGEHEIDYILILQKDVDLKPNPSEISEVRYVTRENLESEIKSLEAPLTPWFNLILKHRLKKWWDNLQNLRQFEDHHQIHRF, encoded by the exons ATGTTGAGACGTGGCCTGGGGAATTTGGTGGGTGCAGCATCGAGGGGCTATGGGGCCCAGGCAGTGGCTGCGAGGGAGAAGCAGCTCCAGGAGTTTGCTCTTTTGAATGAGAACTGCATCCTCGTGGACACGGATGATAGGGCAATTGGGCCAGCCAGCAAAAAGGACAGCCACCGTGTGGACGTCAATGGGCACGTGAAACTCCACAGAGCCTTCAGTGTCTTCCTGTTTAATTCACACGGAGATATGCTGCTCCAGCGACGTTCCAAACACAAG ATCACCTTCCCGGACACCTACACCAATGCCTGTTGCTCCCATCCTCTCTACGATATCCCtgcagagagagaggaggCGAATGCAATTGGTGTCCGTAGGGCAGCTCAGCGGAGGCTCAACCATGAGCTTGGGATCCCAACTAGTCAGGCACAACCAGAAGATTTTCACTACCTCACGCGGATTCAGTACCAGTCAGCTGGGGATGGGGTATGGGGAGAGCATGAGATTGACTACATCCTCATCCTGCAGAAGGATGTGGACTTGAAGCCAAATCCCTCAGAAATCAGTGAAGTTCGCTACGTCACGCGGGAGAATCTCGAAAG TGAAATCAAGTCATTGGAAGCCCCTCTAACACCTTGGTTCAATCTCATCTTGAAGCATCGTCTGAAGAAGTGGTGGGACAACCTTCAGAATTTGCGACAATTCGAGGATCATCACCAAATTCATCGATTCTAA
- the LOC129787807 gene encoding ribonuclease P protein subunit p21 — MSKKQKQCQGRDTYHRMNYLYQASKLMAGRNDFLSSYLGHQCRAIGKKSVLKMEPAVKRTICKRCSIFLKPEETADVEVEDTGRGVCVISCRRCGFQKRYHNDGNYSMWLDNPASVAESLNFASDSSASSSKGQQPPTVSRVNGHVAQNATRVHEKSPIVPKTGKEVAKEGFPVLSSCEKMQIDEEEAS; from the exons ATGTCCAAAAAGCAGAAGCAATGCCAGGGAAGAGATACATACCACAGGATGAATTACCTGTATCAAGCTTCAAAATTAATGGCTGggagaaatgattttctctcaaGTTACTTAGGGCATCAATGTCGGGCAATTGGGAAGAAAAGTGTACTGAAAAT GGAACCAGCAGTGAAGAGGACAATTTGCAAAAGGTGCTCAATTTTCTTGAAACCCGAAGAAACAGCTGATGTTGAAGTTGAAGACACTGGGAGGGGAGTTTGTGTGATCTCTTGCCGGCGTTGTGGTTTCCAAAAACGCTACCACAATGATGGAAACTATTCAATGTGGCTTGATAATCCTGCCTCCGTTGCTGAATCACTGAATTTCGCCTCAGACAGTAGTGCCAGCTCATCGAAAGGTCAACAACCGCCTACAGTTTCACGAGTCAATGGGCATGTCGCTCAAAATGCCACAAGAGTACACGAAAAGAGCCCTATTGTGCCTAAAACAGGCAAAGAGGTAGCCAAGGAGGGATTCCCTGTTTTGAGTAGTtgtgaaaaaatgcaaattgatgAAGAGGAAGCTTCCTGA
- the LOC129787799 gene encoding protein takeout-like, whose translation MITSVVALIFICVCNAAQFPENLEKCRYGDSNCLTQVTQSIIKDHYNGLPELNLVQLDPVTIKTIAIENSGNRAVNIRLVFHNVTLHGLKDITITRITGFPEDFDGAKNEIEFSAPVFQLIGQYRINGRVLILPIQGNGQSNSTLENVKIRLRFTGRKMSKDGQDYLQTNNTKITMTSTKLWMNFENLFNGDKVLGDTTNAFLNENWMDIFNELKPNISKSYAAAIQTIINKVFAKFPYKEYFLE comes from the exons ATGATTACAAGTGTAgttgcattaatttttatttgtgtcTGCAATGCAGCTCAATTTC ctgAGAACTTAGAAAAATGTCGTTATGGTGATTCAAATTGCCTGACTCAAGTGACTCAGAGCATAATTAAGGATCACTACAATGGATTACCTGAACTTAATCTCGTTCAACTCGATCCTGTTACCATAAAGACGattgcaattgaaaattctggaAATAGAGCCGTCAATATACGACTAGTTTTCCACAATGTAACACTCCATGGACTGAAAGACATCACAATTACGCGAATAAC aGGTTTCCCTGAGGATTTCGATGGAGCaaagaatgaaattgaattttctgcaccAGTTTTTCAACTTATTGGACAATACAGGATAAATGGGAGAGTCCTTATTCTTCCTATCCAAGGAAATGGACAAAGTAACTCAACTTTAG AAAACGTCAAGATTCGTCTGAGATTTACAGGAAGAAAGATGAGCAAGGATGGTCAGGATTACCTCCAAACCAACAATACTAAAATCACAATGACTTCAACGAAACTCTGGATGAACTTTGAGAATCTCTTCAATGGCGACAAAGTTTTGGGGGATACCACGAATgcatttctcaatgaaaattggaTGGATATCTTCAATGAACTAAAGCCAAACATTTCTAAATCCTATGCTGCAGCTATTCAGACAATTATTAACaaagtttttgcaaaattcccaTACAAGGaatatttcttagaatga
- the LOC129787795 gene encoding uncharacterized protein LOC129787795: MRTKNFLIILCCVIATSLVLIILGPTGQQNQSIKDIIDGTHQQFREFKEQLRVSDEKKLDIDPKFLALLGFTQTIYNGTKSNFSIVTYALKGQAASLILLAQNMALRLPNEPLLIYDLGLSEEDSRAVGGFCNSSKCSVIPYDLTVYPTYVSDEEMHAFRPLVIKDALTRAHTVLFIENSVRVRGGSREVYDLVRTVSASGSGVLGWVTRQAVSARTHPKMFEYFQVTKESFLFLPMVEMDVVFFIDTSTVNERILLPWIKCTLTPECIHPIGAQSGGCKFNKKPQYRYSGCHGYDASAFNIVLGLTFGFDEKKYSNVEQNLFYMETLEQATKILENKRRNISDTSEHPFTEE; encoded by the exons ATGAGGACGAAAAATTTCCTGATCATCCTGTGCTGCGTCATCGCCACGAGTCTGGTGCTGATCATCCTGGGGCCTACGGGGCAACAGAATCAGTCCATTAAGGATATTATTGACGGGACGCATCAGCAGTTCAGAGAATTCAAG GAACAACTTCGGGTGTCTGACGAGAAGAAATTGGACATTGATCCGAAATTCTTGGCCCTTCTTGGTTTCACGCAGACCATCTACAATGGCACCAAATCGAATTTCTCCATTGTGACTTATGCACTAAAGGGTCAGGCAGCGTCGCTTATTCTCCTGGCGCAAAATATGGCATTGCGCCTGCCGAATGAGCCCCTTCTCATTTATGATTTGGGGCTGTCGGAGGAGGATTCGCGAGCTGTTGGTGGATTCTGCAATAGTTCAAAGTGTTCTGTGATACCATATGACTTGACAGTGTACCCAACTTACGTCAGTGACGAAGAGATGCACGCCTTTCGGCCGCTCGTGATCAAGGATGCCCTCACGCGGGCACATACGGTGCTATTCATTGAGAATAGCGTTCGTGTTCGGGGTGGGAGTCGCGAAGTGTATGATCTCGTGAGGACTGTGTCAGCAAGTGGGAGTGGTGTACTTGGGTGGGTGACACGACAAGCCGTGTCAGCACGTACGCATCCCAAAATGTTTGAATACTTTCAAGTGACAAAGGAGAGTTTTCTATTCCTGCCCATGGTGGAGATGGATGTAGTCTTTTTCATTGATACATCCACGGTCAATGAGAGAATTCTACTGCCCTGGATTAAGTGTACCCTCACACCGGAGTGTATTCATCCAATAG GTGCCCAATCTGGTGGTTGCAAATTCAATAAGAAGCCACAATATAGATATTCAGGATGTCACGGTTATGATGCGTCCGCCTTCAATATTGTACTGGGATTAACATTTGGTTTCGATGAGAAGAAGTACTCGAATGTCGAGCAGAATCTTTTCTACATGGAAACACTTGAGCAAGCAACCAAAATATTAGAGAATAAACGAAGAAATATAAGTGATACTTCGGAACATCCCTTCAcggaagaataa
- the LOC129787803 gene encoding peroxiredoxin-6-like has product MFLEQVVPDFEAQSTQGPLKFYEWLGDSWCVIFSHPADFTPVCTTELGRIAVHFPEFQKRNCKLLAHSVDDVGKHVDWVNDIKSYCLDIPGDFPYPIIADPERNLAVQFGMIDAKQRNDAAVAQTVRALFIISPDKRLRLSMTYPASTGRNVDEILRCIDSLQLVDRIKIVATPANWTPGEKVMILPEVTDEEAEKMFPRGVDRVSMPSGINYVRTTTKYQ; this is encoded by the exons ATGTTTCTTGAGCAAGTGGTTCCAGACTTTGAGGCCCAGAGTACCCAGGGTCCTCTAAAGTTCTACGAATGGCTGGGGGATTC TTGGTGTGTGATCTTCTCCCATCCGGCGGATTTTACGCCTGTTTGCACCACAGAACTGGGAAGGATTGCAGTTCACTTCCCGGAATTCCAGAAGCGCAATTGCAAACTCCTGGCCCATTCAGTGGATGATGTAGGGAAGCATGTTGACTGGGTCAATGACATCAAGAGCTACTGCTTGGACATTCCTGGGGATTTTCCGTATCCCATCATAGCGGATCCAGAACGCAATCTTGCCGTCCAGTTTGGGATGATTGACGCCAAGCAGCGAAATGATGCAGCAGTAGCCCAAACAGTTCGAGCGCTCTTCATCATAAG CCCAGATAAAAGATTGCGTCTCTCAATGACCTATCCAGCCTCAACGGGTCGCAATGTcga tgAAATCCTGCGTTGTATTGACTCCCTGCAATTGGTTGATCGCATAAAAATTGTGGCAACTCCGGCAAATTGGACG CCTGGTGAAAAGGTCATGATTCTTCCTGAGGTTACGGATGAAGAGGCGGAAAAGATGTTCCCACGTGGTGTTGATCGGGTCTCAATGCCTTCCGGTATTAACTACGTCCGTACCACAACTAAATATCAATAG